One window of the Aquila chrysaetos chrysaetos chromosome 8, bAquChr1.4, whole genome shotgun sequence genome contains the following:
- the LOC115344422 gene encoding keratin, type I cytoskeletal 13-like, with the protein MSCSIKQTTGSLRGRTSGGSCVIGGGGGGGGARISSVSSGRYTTCGIGGSRGFSGRSYCGGVNYGGGLSTGSLVGGNYGGGLGAAVLGGCSGIGFSGGSARFGGGLGGGLGGGLGIGLGGGVVGGGFAGDGILLSGDEKVTMQNLNDRLASYLDKVRCLEQENADLECRIREWYAKQGPFCEPRDYSCYYKEIEDLQNQIVCATIDNNKIILNIDNSRMTADDFRVKYETELALRQSVEADINGLRQVLDQLTLCRSDLEAQLESLREELCCLKKNHEEEMNCLRKQSTGDVSVEVNACPGPDLRKILEEMRCQYETLIERNRKEVEDWYECKIEEVNREVITSGQEVETCNNQVTELRRQLQALEIDLQAQLSQRDNLESSLAETECRYNNHLAELQSQITCVEQQLADLRAEMECQNQEYKILLDVKCRLEQEIHTYRCLLEGGQQDLIQQGGIGQSSGLGGGVARTSGIGGGGIIRTSHTYTSSAQMPSCAAAEIQVPCRRICD; encoded by the exons ATGAGTTGTAGTATTAAGCAGACAACTGGCTCTCTCAGGGGCAGGACCAGCGGTGGCAGCTGTGTTATtggtggcggtggtggtggtggaggagcaCGGATCTCCTCAGTCTCTTCTGGAAGATACACAACTTGCGGGATAGGTGGTAGCCGAGGGTTTTCTGGTAGAAGCTACTGTGGTGGTGTGAATTACGGCGGAGGACTGAGCACTGGTAGTTTGGTTGGTGGAAACTATGGAGGTGGCTTAGGAGCCGCTGTCCTCGGAGGATGCTCAGGCATTGGATTCAGCGGTGGCAGTGCTCGCTTTGGCGGTGGCCTTGGAGGTGGCCTTGGAGGTGGCCTTGGTATTGGTCTTGGTGGAGGGGTAGTTGGAGGTGGTTTTGCTGGTGATGGCATTCTTCTTTCTGGTGATGAAAAGGTCACCATGCAGAATCTTAACGACCGCCTGGCTTCTTACCTGGACAAGGTGAGGTGCCTGGAACAAGAAAATGCTGACCTGGAGTGCAGAATCAGGGAGTGGTATGCCAAGCAGGGCCCTTTTTGTGAGCCACGGGACTACAGCTGCTATTATAAAGAAATAGAAGATCTTCAAAATCAG attGTTTGCGCAACCATAGACAACAACAAGATCATTTTGAACATCGATAACAGCAGGATGACAGCCGACGACTTCCGAGTGAA GTACGAGACAGAGCTGGCCCTGCGCCAGAGCGTGGAGGCTGACATTAATGGCTTACGCCAAGTCCTGGATCAGCTGACGCTCTGCAGGTCTGACCTGGAGGCACAGCTGGAGTCGCTGCGGGAGGAGCTCTGCTGCCTGAAGAAGAACCACGAGGAG GAAATGAACTGTCTGAGGAAACAATCGACTGGAGATGTGAGCGTGGAGGTCAATGCCTGCCCTGGCCCAGACCTCAGAAAGATCCTGGAGGAGATGAGGTGCCAGTATGAAACACTGATTGAACGCAATCGCAAAGAAGTTGAGGATTGGTATGAGTGCAAG ATTGAGGAGGTGAATCGGGAGGTTATTACAAGCGGTCAGGAGGTAGAGACGTGCAATAACCAAGTCACTGAACTGAGACGCCAATTGCAAGCCCTGGAAATCGATCTCCAGGCTCAGCTCAGCCAG AGGGACAACCTGGAATCCTCGCTGGCTGAGACAGAGTGTCGCTACAACAACCACCTTGCTGAGCTCCAGAGCCAGATCACATGTGTGGAGCAGCAACTGGCTGATCTGCGTGCAGAAATGGAATGCCAGAACCAAGAATACAAGATCCTGCTGGACGTCAAATGCCGTCTGGAGCAGGAGATCCATACATACCGCTGCCTGCTAGAGGGTGGACAGCAGGACCTTAT TCAGCAAGGAGGAATTGGTCAGTCTTCGGGTCTAGGAGGAGGAGTTGCAAGAACAAGTGGAATAGGAGGAGGAGGTATCATTAGAACAAGCCACACTTACACTTCATCTGCCCAGATGCCATCCTGTGCAGCTGCGGAGATACAAG TGCCTTGCAGAAGGATTTGTGATTaa
- the LOC115344424 gene encoding keratin, type I cytoskeletal 19-like, translating into MSCNIKETITVSSKGRSSGGSCIIGGGGGARISSYGIGSGRGFSGRSYCGGVNYGGGLSVGSLAGGSYGGGNCYGNGLGFGLGGGVVVGGLGGDCLLSSCDEKVTMQNLNDRLASYLDKVKCLEKENAELECRIREWYATQGLSCEPRDYSCYYKEIEDLQNQIVCATIDNNKIILDIDNSRMAADDFRVKYETELALRQSVEADINGLRQVLDQLTLCRSDLEAQLESLREELCCLKKNHEEEMNCLRKQSTGDVSVEVNACPGPDLRQILEDLRCQYETLIARNRKEVEDWYECKIEEVNREVITSGQEVETCNNQVTELRRQLQALEIDLQAQLSQRNNLESSLAETECQYNTLLGELQNQITCVEQQLAEIRAEIECQNQEYKTLLDVKCRLEQEIQTYRCLLEGGQQDLIHGGGIGVGTGVGGGVIRTSHTYTTTSSSHCQPQVPPCKTGDIQVTCRRICD; encoded by the exons ATGAGTTGCAACATTAAGGAGACTATTACTGTGTCTAGCAAAGGCAGGAGCAGTGGTGGCAGCTGTATcattggtggtggtggtggagcaCGGATTTCTTCCTATGGGATAGGCAGTGGCAGAGGTTTTTCTGGAAGGAGTTACTGCGGTGGAGTGAATTATGGAGGGGGACTGAGTGTTGGTAGCTTGGCTGGTGGGAGCTATGGAGGTGGCAACTGCTATGGCAATGGCCTTGGTTTTGGCCTTGGAGGTGGTGTGGTTGTTGGTGGTCTTGGTGGCGACTGTTTGCTTTCATCCTGCGATGAGAAGGTCACCATGCAAAATCTCAATGACCGCCTGGCTTCCTATCTGGACAAGGTGAAGtgcttggagaaggaaaatgctgaactGGAATGCAGAATCAGAGAGTGGTATGCTACACAGGGCCTTTCCTGTGAGCCCCGGGACTACAGCTGCTATTACAAAGAAATTGAAGATCTTCAAAATCAG ATTGTCTGCGCAACCATTGATAACAACAAGATCATTCTGGACATTGATAACAGCAGGATGGCTGCTGATGACTTCCGTGTGAA ATATGAAACGGAGCTTGCCCTGCGCCAGAGCGTGGAGGCTGACATTAATGGCTTACGCCAAGTCCTGGATCAGCTGACGCTCTGCAGGTCTGACCTGGAGGCACAGCTGGAGTCGCTGCGGGAGGAGCTCTGCTGCCTGAAGAAGAACCACGAGGAG gaaatgaatTGCCTGAGAAAACAATCAACTGGAGACGTGAGTGTGGAGGTCAATGCCTGCCCTGGACCAGATCTCAGGCAAATCTTGGAGGATCTGAGATGCCAGTATGAAACACTGATAGCACGCAACCGCAAGGAAGTTGAGGATTGGTATGAGTGCAAG ATTGAGGAGGTGAATCGGGAGGTTATTACAAGCGGCCAGGAGGTAGAGACGTGCAACAACCAGGTTACTGAACTGAGACGCCAATTGCAAGCCCTGGAAATCGATCTCCAAGCTCAGCTCAGCCAG agaaataatttggaatCCTCTCTGGCTGAGACTGAGTGCCAGTACAACACCCTCCTCGGTGAGCTACAGAACCAGATCACATGCGTGGAGCAGCAATTGGCTGAAATAAGAGCGGAAATAGAGTGCCAGAACCAAGAATACAAGACCTTACTGGACGTCAAGTGCCGTTTGGAGCAGGAGATTCAGACCTACCGGTGCTTGTTGGAAGGAGGACAGCAGGACCTTAT TCATGGAGGAGGAATCGGAGTAGGAACTGGTGTAGGAGGAGGAGTCATTAGGACAAGCCACACCTATACTACAACTTCATCTTCCCATTGCCAGCCCCAAGTCCCACCCTGCAAGACTGGAGATATACAAG tgaccTGCAGGAGAATTTGTGATTAA